A stretch of the Photobacterium toruni genome encodes the following:
- the ahpF gene encoding alkyl hydroperoxide reductase subunit F yields MLEQSMKQQLKAYLENLKTDVQLVLSLDDSDTAQKLHELAYEIAELNDKVSVIENSNASVRKPVMQVVNPTKQTSISFAGLPMGHEFTSLVLALLHSGGHPMKLEQAVIDQIAALDQDIIVETFISLSCQNCPDVVQAFNMMAAINPRIKATMIDGAAFQAEVTERNIMAVPTVYVNGEVFGQGRMSLTEILNKLDTGAAKKAAASLNDKAPFDVLVIGGGPAGASAAIYSARKGIRTGVVAERFGGQVMDTMSIENFISVQETTGPRLAASLEEHVKQYNVDIMSEQRVDNIVAAADTDDGYAHIYLQSGAILKSRSVIITTGARWREMNVPGEQEYRNKGVAYCPHCDGPLFKGKRTAVIGGGNSGIEAAIDLAGIVEHVTVLEFADTLRADQVLINKAESMPNIDIIKMAQTTEVVGDGTRVTGISYKDRNTDEIKHIELAGIFVQIGLVPNTEWLKKSAVALTPRGEIEIGAYGNTNVNGIFAAGDVTTVPFKQIIIAMGEGAKASLGAFDYLIRNPAPIAQ; encoded by the coding sequence ATGTTAGAACAAAGCATGAAGCAGCAACTAAAAGCGTACTTAGAAAATTTAAAAACAGATGTACAACTGGTATTAAGTTTAGATGATAGTGACACTGCACAAAAACTGCATGAATTAGCTTACGAGATTGCAGAACTAAACGATAAAGTCAGTGTTATTGAGAATAGTAATGCCAGCGTACGTAAACCTGTAATGCAAGTGGTTAACCCAACCAAACAGACTTCAATCAGCTTTGCAGGTCTGCCAATGGGACACGAATTTACTTCATTGGTATTAGCGCTACTGCACAGCGGTGGTCATCCAATGAAATTAGAACAAGCTGTTATCGATCAAATCGCCGCATTAGATCAAGATATCATTGTTGAAACCTTCATTTCACTGTCTTGCCAAAACTGTCCAGATGTTGTGCAAGCGTTCAACATGATGGCTGCAATTAACCCACGCATTAAAGCAACCATGATTGATGGTGCGGCTTTCCAAGCGGAAGTCACTGAGCGTAATATCATGGCGGTACCCACTGTTTATGTAAACGGTGAAGTATTTGGTCAAGGTCGTATGTCACTCACTGAAATTTTAAATAAGTTAGATACCGGCGCAGCTAAAAAAGCCGCAGCAAGCCTTAATGATAAAGCCCCATTTGACGTATTAGTGATTGGTGGTGGTCCTGCTGGCGCATCAGCGGCTATCTATTCAGCACGTAAGGGGATTCGTACTGGTGTTGTTGCCGAGCGTTTCGGCGGTCAAGTTATGGATACTATGTCTATCGAGAACTTTATTTCTGTTCAAGAGACAACAGGTCCTCGTTTAGCGGCAAGTCTTGAAGAGCATGTAAAACAATATAACGTTGATATCATGAGCGAGCAGCGTGTTGATAATATTGTTGCGGCGGCTGATACTGATGATGGTTATGCGCATATTTACTTACAAAGCGGTGCAATTTTAAAATCTCGCAGTGTGATCATCACAACAGGCGCCCGCTGGCGTGAGATGAACGTCCCTGGTGAGCAAGAATACCGTAATAAAGGTGTGGCTTACTGCCCTCACTGTGATGGCCCATTATTTAAAGGTAAACGTACTGCGGTTATCGGTGGTGGTAATTCAGGTATTGAAGCGGCAATCGACCTTGCGGGTATTGTTGAACATGTAACCGTACTTGAATTTGCTGATACCTTACGTGCCGACCAAGTATTGATCAATAAAGCGGAAAGCATGCCTAACATTGACATTATTAAAATGGCACAGACCACAGAAGTGGTTGGCGATGGTACTCGTGTTACTGGTATTAGCTATAAAGATCGTAATACAGATGAAATCAAACACATCGAACTTGCAGGTATCTTTGTTCAAATTGGTTTAGTACCAAACACTGAGTGGCTTAAAAAGTCAGCCGTTGCATTAACACCACGCGGTGAAATCGAAATTGGTGCTTACGGTAATACTAACGTTAACGGTATTTTTGCAGCAGGCGATGTTACCACCGTACCTTTCAAACAAATCATCATTGCGATGGGTGAAGGTGCGAAAGCAAGTTTAGGTGCCTTTGATTACTTAATTCGTAATCCTGCACCAATCGCTCAATAA